The Esox lucius isolate fEsoLuc1 chromosome 5, fEsoLuc1.pri, whole genome shotgun sequence genome includes a region encoding these proteins:
- the LOC105028452 gene encoding UDP-glucuronosyltransferase 2A1-like has protein sequence MSSLHGVTWFALSVSLAFLIGPPGALGGNILVFPLDGSHWVNMNLLIEGLHTRGHQITVVRSSSSWYIKESAPHYHSISITVPGGMDIEKQDFFSSLLVNMLKIQREGASPLAFMSYYLHMLSGLSVMHRQASQFVVEMFENKALMQSLRDSRYDVVLLDPGLPIGVLVAHELGLPTVFNVRWITSGEGHFVVAPSPVSYVPTSGCITSDQMIFSQRVGNMFMYLLNRFMAIDRFVVSPHYDRLVDRYFEPGIKFYHLLQGADFWLMRVDFVFEFPRPTMPNIAYIGGFQCKPSEPLPTDLEEFVQSSGEHGFILMSLGTLVKNLPVEITSAIAAAFAKLPQKVIWKHLGKRPNGLGNNTLLVKWMPQNDLLGHAKVRAFVAHGGTNGLYEAMYHGVPVVGLPLLFDQFENFLRLEERGAAKVLDVTKISSQSFLEAIQEVLHEPSYKSNMERLSRLHRDKPMHPLDTAFFWTEFVMRHKGAAHLRTESYRMPWYSYHSLDVIGFLLTVLFMVVAITLCSIRFLCLRLCRNYKNKQE, from the coding sequence ATGAGTAGCCTGCATGGGGTAACCTGGTTCGCCCTTTCGGTATCCTTGGCCTTCCTTATAGGCCCTCCAGGGGCTCTCGGGGGCAACATCCTGGTCTTCCCCTTGGACGGCAGCCACTGGGTCAACATGAACCTCCTAATTGAAGGGCTCCATACCAGGGGGCACCAAATCACAGTGGTGCGTTCATCCAGCAGCTGGTACATCAAGGAGTCGGCTCCCCACTACCACTCTATCTCCATCACTGTGCCTGGAGGCATGGACATCGAAAAACAAGACTTCTTTTCCTCCTTACTTGTCAACATGCTGAAGATCCAGAGGGAAGGAGCATCGCCGTTGGCTTTCATGTCCTACTACTTGCACATGCTGTCGGGTTTGTCGGTCATGCACCGGCAAGCCAGCCAGTTTGTGGTGGAAATGTTTGAGAACAAGGCTTTGATGCAGAGCCTGCGGGATAGCCGGTACGACGTGGTGCTCTTGGACCCGGGGCTGCCCATCGGGGTCCTGGTCGCCCATGAGCTTGGGTTGCCAACTGTGTTCAATGTTCGCTGGATCACCAGCGGAGAAGGGCATTTTGTGGTGGCCCCCTCGCCGGTGTCCTATGTTCCCACTTCTGGCTGCATCACCTCAGACCAAATGATCTTCAGCCAGAGAGTTGGGAACATGTTCATGTACCTCCTCAATAGGTTCATGGCCATCGATAGGTTTGTGGTCAGCCCGCACTACGATCGTCTAGTGGATAGGTACTTTGAGCCAGGCATTAAGTTTTACCACCTGCTGCAGGGGGCAGACTTCTGGCTCATGCGAGTGGACTTTGTGTTCGAGTTCCCCCGACCCACCATGCCCAACATCGCTTACATCGGAGGCTTTCAGTGTAAGCCCTCTGAACCCCTACCGACCGACCTTGAGGAGTTTGTCCAGAGCTCAGGGGAACACGGGTTCATCCTGATGTCACTGGGAACTCTGGTGAAAAACTTACCTGTGGAGATCACATCGGCGATCGCCGCCGCCTTTGCCAAACTTCCCCAGAAGGTAATCTGGAAGCACCTCGGCAAGCGACCCAATGGCCTGGGCAACAACACACTGCTGGTCAAGTGGATGCCCCAGAACGACCTCCTGGGCCACGCCAAGGTTAGGGCTTTTGTGGCCCATGGTGGCACCAATGGCCTGTATGAAGCCATGTACCACGGGGTGCCAGTGGTGGGATTACCACTGCTCTTTGACCAGTTTGAGAATTTTTTACGACTGGAGGAGCGTGGGGCAGCCAAGGTGCTAGATGTCACCAAGATCTCCAGCCAGAGCTTCCTGGAGGCCATACAGGAAGTCCTCCATGAGCCCTCTTACAAGAGCAATATGGAGCGTCTCTCCAGGCTCCACCGAGACAAGCCCATGCATCCTCTGGACACTGCGTTTTTCTGGACTGAATTTGTCATGAGGCATAAAGGAGCCGCACACCTGCGAACAGAGTCTTACAGGATGCCCTGGTACTCCTATCATTCCCTAGATGTGATTGGATTCCTATTGACTGTTTTGTTTATGGTCGTAGCCATAACTCTGTGTTCAATACGCTTTCTGTGCCTCAGACTATGCAGGaactataaaaacaaacaagagtAA